In Brachypodium distachyon strain Bd21 chromosome 2, Brachypodium_distachyon_v3.0, whole genome shotgun sequence, one genomic interval encodes:
- the LOC100844175 gene encoding light-regulated protein, chloroplastic, translating to MQAIVGLSAVVPGTVRVSSSSRPAARRSIVVAMGSGARRTIRACAGAGLTPAAAEVDYSSSVSVFPMEACELVGGEACEAPEMYPETKLSAQDSSSSSGSSPAVAGTSVVEREYLSYDDPKTVFPGEACDDLGGEFCEAPYQTGVSKE from the exons ATGCAGGCGATCGTTGGTTTGTCGGCTGTTGTGCCCGGCACGGTAAgggtcagcagcagcagcaggccggcggcgaggaggagcattGTCGTCGCGATGGGCAGCGGCGCCAGAAGGACGATCCGTGCCTGTGCGGGGGCCGGGCttacgccggcggcggcggaagtggACTACAGCTCCAGCGTCTC GGTGTTCCCGATGGAGGCTTGTGAGCTGGTGGGCGGCGAGGCCTGCGAGGCGCCGGAGATGTACCCGGAGACCAAGCTCAGCGCTcaagacagcagcagcagctctgGGTCTTCGCCTGCTGTTGCTGGAACAAGCGTTGTGGAGAGGGAGTACCTTTCCTACGACGACCCAAAAAC GGTGTTCCCTGGCGAGGCTTGCGACGATCTGGGCGGTGAATTCTGCGAGGCGCCCTACCAAACAGGCGTCTCCAAGGAGTAG